In one Rutidosis leptorrhynchoides isolate AG116_Rl617_1_P2 chromosome 8, CSIRO_AGI_Rlap_v1, whole genome shotgun sequence genomic region, the following are encoded:
- the LOC139864476 gene encoding uncharacterized protein, with the protein MVVGNGSSIHFWDDLWLGNSSLSARFNRLYHLDSVPNGSIVSKVDNGNWNFSWTRDNAGGRSQQQLSDLLELLGTSNLSDKIDSWSCNIAKDGSFTVKEARERIDRNHLPSFQVDTIVFLIVGTYPLDIDSIVCPVCNNGVETHDHLFFDCNVARDVWHC; encoded by the exons ATGGTAGTTGGTAATGGCTCATCGATTCATTTTTGGGACGATTTATGGCTTGGTAATTCGTCCCTTTCGGCTCGTTTCAATAGACTTTACCATTTAGATTCCGTCCCGAATGGATCTATTGTTAGTAAAGTTGATAATGGCAATTGGAATTTCAGTTGGACTCGTGATAATGCTGGAGGTCGATCCCAACAGCAGCTTTCGGATCTTCTCGAGTTGTTAGGGACTTCGAATCTCAGTGATAAGATCGACTCTTGGTCGTGTAACATCGCTAAAGATGGTTCGTTTACAGTGAAAGAAGCTAGGGAACGAATAGACCGTAATCATCTTCCTTCGTTTCAAGTTGATACG ATTGTATTCCTGATCGTTGGAACCTATCCGCTTGATATTGATTCGATTGTATGTCCCGTTTGTAACAATGGAGTTGAAACTCACGATCATTTGTTTTTTGATTGCAATGTGGCTCGAGATGTATGGCATTGTTGA